From Virgibacillus ihumii, the proteins below share one genomic window:
- a CDS encoding protease complex subunit PrcB family protein, translating to MSDKLAFHTIKKDAAPDNVQEWIRQNESKEQNKVFRQQGKTYAVILLGQKTTGGYKVEIEQIRREKTETGNNINIVTYSVTEPEKGSFNIQVLTYPMAIAGLDGEVEGEFRFVRKGEEN from the coding sequence ATGTCTGATAAACTGGCATTCCACACGATTAAAAAAGATGCTGCACCTGATAATGTTCAGGAATGGATTCGGCAAAACGAATCAAAGGAACAAAATAAAGTGTTTCGTCAACAGGGGAAAACATATGCGGTTATTCTGCTGGGTCAAAAGACAACAGGCGGTTATAAAGTGGAAATTGAACAAATCCGGAGGGAAAAGACAGAAACCGGAAATAACATCAATATTGTTACCTACAGTGTGACAGAACCTGAAAAAGGCTCCTTCAACATACAGGTACTCACATACCCTATGGCAATTGCGGGATTAGATGGTGAAGTGGAAGGGGAATTCCGATTCGTGCGAAAAGGCGAGGAAAATTAA